In one Aeromicrobium wangtongii genomic region, the following are encoded:
- a CDS encoding MarR family winged helix-turn-helix transcriptional regulator, whose protein sequence is MPTDEAHQIARSVARLNRRLRQERQSDLTPTQLSVLGAIDTLGKSTPGAIASHERVRPPSITRTLTCLVDDGFAIREPHPDDGRQVLISLSAKGDAVLAEERDRRDLWLSTALAQLTAAERATLKEAAALQERLATS, encoded by the coding sequence ATGCCGACCGATGAAGCCCACCAGATAGCGCGCTCCGTCGCGCGCCTGAACCGTCGCCTCCGCCAGGAGCGGCAGAGCGATCTCACCCCCACCCAGCTGTCGGTGCTGGGCGCGATCGACACGCTCGGCAAGTCCACGCCCGGCGCCATCGCGTCCCACGAGCGGGTCCGTCCGCCGTCGATCACGCGCACGCTGACCTGCTTGGTCGATGACGGGTTCGCGATCCGCGAGCCGCACCCCGACGACGGGCGGCAGGTGCTGATCTCGTTGTCCGCCAAGGGCGATGCGGTGCTGGCCGAGGAGCGGGACCGCCGTGACCTGTGGCTGTCGACCGCCCTGGCCCAGCTGACCGCCGCCGAGCGCGCCACCTTGAAGGAGGCTGCCGCGCTCCAGGAACGGCTGGCCACTTCGTGA
- a CDS encoding succinate dehydrogenase/fumarate reductase iron-sulfur subunit, with protein MNITVRVWRQKNADDKGKMVTYGVENVSKDMSFLEMLDVLNEQLTLAGDDPIAFDHDCREGICGACGVVINGQAHGPQVTTTCQLHMRSFEDGAVVDVEPWRAGAFPVIKDLVVDRSSFDRIIQAGGYISAPTGSAPEANNLPVPKKDADHAFESAACIGCGACVAACPNGSGMLFTAAKITHLGLLPQGQPERDSRVIGMVEQHDHEGFGSCTNIGECTAACPKGIPLDTISRLNRDLLGALSKGKA; from the coding sequence GTGAACATCACCGTACGGGTGTGGCGTCAGAAGAACGCCGACGACAAGGGCAAGATGGTCACCTATGGCGTCGAGAACGTCAGCAAGGACATGTCGTTCCTGGAGATGCTCGACGTCCTCAACGAGCAGCTCACGCTGGCCGGTGACGACCCGATCGCCTTCGACCACGACTGCCGTGAGGGCATCTGTGGCGCCTGCGGTGTCGTGATCAACGGGCAGGCGCACGGCCCGCAGGTCACCACGACCTGCCAGCTGCACATGCGCAGCTTCGAGGACGGCGCCGTCGTCGACGTCGAGCCGTGGCGTGCCGGTGCCTTTCCGGTCATCAAGGACCTCGTCGTCGACCGGTCCTCGTTCGACCGCATCATCCAGGCCGGCGGCTACATCTCCGCGCCGACCGGTTCGGCTCCCGAGGCCAACAACCTCCCGGTGCCGAAGAAGGATGCCGACCACGCCTTCGAGTCGGCGGCCTGCATCGGCTGTGGCGCGTGCGTCGCGGCGTGCCCCAACGGCTCGGGCATGCTGTTCACCGCCGCGAAGATCACCCACCTGGGCCTGCTCCCGCAGGGTCAGCCGGAACGTGACTCGCGCGTCATCGGCATGGTCGAGCAGCACGACCACGAGGGCTTCGGCAGCTGCACCAACATCGGTGAGTGCACGGCGGCATGCCCCAAGGGCATCCCGCTGGACACCATCAGCCGGCTCAACCGGGACCTCCTCGGAGCGCTCTCCAAGGGCAAGGCCTGA
- a CDS encoding lipase family protein, giving the protein MAASWAVVPPAATAGESRGIQIPAFYDPPAQIPASPGSLIRSEPMPLSLNLPVVFPGKATRLMYSSIDSAGRPVAVTGAYIEPTVAWRGPGPRPVVAFGSGTIGSGDQCAPSLGLEHPINLGIGSDGNTLTLTYDLIQMSGLLNKGVAVALTDYVGLGATDRRHHYLNRVSTGHAMLDVARAVKKLPGVSIPAGTKFGAWGYSQGGGASGAAVELQPTYAPDVNLVASYVGAPPANARTTMAGAEGGLISAAMGLAMNGFLDSNPELVPVFDRNLNASGKKMLADTATMCIADVIASYPLAKSGAWTVDGKTLGQVVDSEPLLAKVIDDQRIGRLKPKGATLIATALGDNTVPHGMVKQLAKDWCGKGAAVRYLPVGLPALPGDRDQLVLHHLEGMLLAYPTALAWMTDRLSGAAAPSNCGSLGLMP; this is encoded by the coding sequence GTGGCCGCAAGCTGGGCGGTGGTGCCGCCGGCGGCAACTGCCGGCGAGTCGCGAGGCATCCAGATTCCTGCGTTCTACGACCCGCCGGCGCAGATCCCGGCCAGTCCGGGCTCGCTGATCAGGTCCGAGCCGATGCCGCTGTCGCTCAACCTCCCGGTGGTGTTCCCGGGCAAGGCGACGCGGCTGATGTACAGCTCGATCGACTCAGCCGGCCGTCCGGTCGCGGTGACCGGCGCCTACATCGAGCCCACGGTCGCGTGGCGCGGGCCCGGCCCGCGGCCCGTCGTGGCATTCGGTTCGGGCACGATCGGATCGGGCGACCAGTGTGCGCCCTCGCTGGGGCTGGAGCACCCGATCAACCTGGGCATCGGCAGTGACGGCAACACGCTGACGCTGACCTACGACCTGATCCAGATGAGCGGTCTGCTCAACAAGGGGGTGGCGGTCGCCCTCACCGACTACGTGGGTCTTGGCGCCACCGACCGGCGGCACCACTACCTCAACCGGGTCTCGACCGGGCACGCCATGCTGGACGTCGCGCGCGCGGTCAAGAAGCTGCCAGGCGTCTCGATCCCGGCCGGGACGAAGTTCGGCGCCTGGGGCTACAGCCAGGGCGGCGGAGCCTCCGGCGCGGCCGTGGAGCTGCAGCCGACGTACGCGCCCGACGTGAACCTGGTGGCGTCCTACGTGGGTGCTCCGCCGGCCAATGCCCGCACCACGATGGCCGGCGCAGAGGGCGGCTTGATCAGCGCGGCCATGGGGCTGGCGATGAACGGGTTCCTCGACTCCAACCCCGAGCTGGTGCCCGTCTTCGACCGCAACCTCAATGCCAGCGGGAAGAAGATGCTGGCCGACACCGCCACGATGTGCATCGCCGACGTGATCGCGAGCTACCCGCTGGCCAAGTCCGGCGCGTGGACCGTCGACGGCAAGACACTCGGCCAGGTCGTCGACTCCGAGCCGCTGCTGGCCAAGGTCATCGACGACCAGCGCATCGGCCGGCTCAAGCCGAAGGGCGCGACCCTGATCGCGACCGCGCTGGGTGACAACACCGTGCCGCACGGCATGGTCAAGCAGCTGGCCAAGGACTGGTGTGGCAAGGGGGCGGCGGTCCGTTACCTGCCGGTGGGGCTCCCGGCACTGCCGGGCGACCGGGACCAGCTGGTGCTGCACCACCTCGAGGGCATGCTGCTGGCCTACCCGACGGCTCTGGCATGGATGACCGATCGGCTGTCCGGGGCCGCGGCGCCGAGCAACTGCGGCAGTCTGGGCCTGATGCCGTGA
- a CDS encoding SRPBCC family protein, whose protein sequence is MHVERTFTVSRSVEDVFDYLSNFENTNQWDPGTIRTERTAGDGGLGTTYANRSRFAGRETDLTYETIGFDRPTFFCARGMNKTATATDSMTFTRDGDRTQIHYRADFQFHGPVRFVAPLVVKPKLAALADETVEQIRRSLEPGTS, encoded by the coding sequence ATGCACGTCGAGCGGACCTTCACGGTGTCGAGATCGGTTGAGGACGTCTTCGACTACCTCAGCAACTTCGAGAACACCAACCAGTGGGACCCCGGCACGATCCGGACCGAGCGGACCGCGGGTGACGGTGGGCTCGGCACGACGTACGCCAACCGGTCCCGCTTCGCCGGCCGTGAGACCGACCTGACCTACGAGACGATCGGTTTCGACCGGCCCACGTTCTTCTGCGCGCGGGGCATGAACAAGACGGCCACGGCCACCGACTCGATGACGTTCACCCGCGACGGTGACCGGACGCAGATCCACTATCGCGCCGACTTCCAGTTCCACGGCCCGGTCCGCTTCGTCGCACCGCTGGTGGTCAAGCCGAAGCTCGCGGCCCTGGCCGACGAGACGGTCGAGCAGATCCGCCGCTCGCTGGAGCCCGGCACCTCCTGA
- a CDS encoding MFS transporter: protein MSPTFSALAVRNYRIYLLGAIVSNTGTWMQRIGQDWLVLQLTNSGTALGITTGLQLLPALLFSPIAGVVADRMPKRTVLRITQVAMALPAALLGILAVTGAVQTWHVYLLSFLFGIGTAFDAPARQSFVVEIVGSKDLSNAVGLNSASFNLARMIGPAIAGGLIAALGSGVEGAGWVILVNALSYLAVLMSLQMLDPSRLTPAQVTGSRKRAVRDGVAYVRSRPDLVLILISVFFVGTFGMNFQMTSALMATEVYGKGAGGYGLLASIMAIGSLAGALLAARRSRPRLRVVVLAGAAFGVVEIIAGLMPTYATFAAILPVLGLCALTMITSANATIQLTSSPMMRGRVAALYLMVFMGGTPVGAPLVGWVGETFGARWMMIGGGGITLLGIAAGLAWFYRNQDAEREELRQVLRDLRWRNARRADLHGVEIG from the coding sequence GTGAGCCCCACGTTCAGCGCCCTGGCGGTGCGGAACTACCGCATCTACCTCCTCGGGGCGATCGTCTCCAACACGGGCACGTGGATGCAGCGCATCGGCCAGGACTGGCTGGTGCTGCAGCTGACCAACAGCGGCACCGCACTGGGCATCACGACCGGCCTGCAGCTGCTGCCTGCGCTGCTGTTCTCGCCCATCGCCGGCGTCGTGGCCGACCGGATGCCCAAGCGCACCGTCCTGCGGATCACGCAGGTGGCGATGGCGCTGCCCGCCGCACTGCTGGGCATCCTGGCCGTCACCGGGGCGGTGCAGACCTGGCACGTCTACCTGCTGTCGTTCCTGTTCGGCATCGGCACGGCGTTCGACGCGCCCGCGCGCCAGTCGTTCGTCGTGGAGATCGTCGGTTCCAAGGACCTGTCGAACGCCGTCGGACTGAACTCGGCCTCGTTCAACCTGGCCCGCATGATCGGTCCGGCGATCGCCGGCGGGCTCATCGCGGCCCTCGGCTCGGGCGTCGAGGGCGCCGGATGGGTCATCCTGGTCAACGCGCTGAGCTATCTGGCCGTGCTGATGTCGTTGCAGATGCTCGACCCGTCGCGGCTCACCCCGGCGCAGGTCACCGGCTCCCGCAAGCGCGCGGTGCGCGACGGCGTCGCGTACGTCCGGTCGCGCCCCGACCTGGTGCTGATCCTGATCTCGGTCTTCTTCGTGGGCACGTTCGGGATGAACTTCCAGATGACCAGCGCCCTCATGGCCACCGAGGTCTACGGCAAGGGTGCGGGGGGATACGGCTTGCTGGCCTCGATCATGGCGATCGGATCGCTCGCGGGAGCGTTGCTCGCGGCCCGACGTTCCCGGCCGCGCCTGCGCGTCGTGGTGCTCGCCGGCGCAGCCTTCGGCGTCGTCGAGATCATCGCCGGGCTGATGCCCACGTACGCGACCTTCGCCGCGATCCTCCCGGTGCTGGGGCTGTGCGCGCTGACGATGATCACCTCGGCCAACGCCACGATCCAGCTGACCTCCAGCCCCATGATGCGCGGCCGCGTCGCCGCCCTGTACCTGATGGTGTTCATGGGCGGCACCCCCGTCGGGGCACCGCTGGTCGGCTGGGTCGGCGAGACCTTCGGCGCCCGCTGGATGATGATCGGTGGCGGCGGCATCACCCTGCTCGGCATCGCGGCCGGCCTGGCCTGGTTCTACCGCAACCAGGACGCCGAGCGCGAGGAGTTGCGGCAGGTGCTGCGCGATCTACGGTGGAGGAATGCACGTCGAGCGGACCTTCACGGTGTCGAGATCGGTTGA